GTCGGCGACCACAAGTCTCGAAAATGCAAAAATTCATTCTATGGTCCTCCAAAACCTTGAATCAAACACCGATTATTTAGCTTATGTTTTTTGTTCGTCGGACCTCGAAAATCTCCAAGGCTTACCAATTGCATTTAAAACTTGGGTAAGCGATTTCCCGAATCGAACTCGCGGACTTTGGATTGTCGGCGGAATCGGTGCGGACGCAAATCCAGTTTCTCAAATTGATTTTTTTGATCCGGTGACCTCCACATGGTATCCGGCTGTAACTTCGATTCCAACTCCCCGCGCTTTCGCAAACGTAGTTTCCCACAAGGATAAAATTTATGTCATCGGCGGACTTGAAAAACAAGCCGGTGTTTATGTTGCCTCAAAGAAAACCGAAGTTTACGATCCATATTTAGATCAGTGGAAGACTCTCGCGGATCTTCCAACAGCGAATCAAGGTGGTGTAATCGCAAGTGTGGGAGAAGAGATTTTTATCATCGCAGGAACAACTACGACTGATATGACAACGGGTACCATCCTAAATACGGTTTCTCGTTTCTATCCAGGCATTGGACCAACCGGTATCTGGCAGAGTTATACTTCTCTTACCGCAATTTTTTCAAGGGTGGATATGTCAGGATGCGGACTCAATGGTTCAATTCTTTTTACGGGGGGAAGATTTACAAACGACGGCTCTTCGCAAGCAACGTCGGACAGCTATGTTCCTTCTGTGAATTCAACAACAAGTGCGGGAGAACCTTCGATCAATTTAGCAAGACATGGAGCAGGTGCCGCTTGTGTAAAACCGTTAAACTCTGACCCCTACCCTACTGATCCAGAGTGGTTTGCGGTTATCGGCGGTTCTACAGGAACAAGCACGCTTCAACCAGTTGGATCGATTACTACCTCAAACAGAACCGACTTTTCTCAAATAGGCTCCGGAGCGTTTACGATCGGACCAATCCTTCCTGTTTCCGTATATTTTCCAGGTACACAAGCTTCCTACGAGACGAGAAAACTTTTTGTATTCGGTGGAGCGACCGCTCTGAACATTCCGACGGATTCCGTTTATTCCATCGGACTTCAAAATCCGATCGCAAGCACCTGGACGCTCGATTCCCAAAAAATGCCCCGAACGCGATATGCTCACAAGGCAATCCGCATCGATAGGTAAGTAAATGAAGATTCCTAAAACTTTTCTTTTATTTGTATTCATTTTCTTACCCATTATCGCAGAGGAACAATCTTTTTCAGGAAGCTACGAAGACGGGAATCGTTTGATTGACGAAGGTCGATGTCTCGAAGCCGAGAAGTTTTCGACATTTCTTTTGGAACAGAATCCATCTGATCCTAACGCAGAACTTCTTATTACCAGGTCATGGCTTTGTTTAGGAAAAGAAGAAAACAGACGCAAAAATCACTCGCGCGCTATTCAATATCTCCTAAAAGCTCAAAAACACTGGTCGTTAAATACTGAGATCAAATCCGAACTTGATGCCGCATACCAAGGACAAAAGAGAAAAATTGTTCTTCCGACTGTATTTCGTGGAACCCCTATGAATTCGCAGAATGAACGAAATCAAGCGGATCAGTTGAAAGAAGTAAAAGAATTATTAAAAGAAATTTTAAATACTCTGAAAGAGTCGAAATCGGACGAGAGCAAAAGAGAAAGAAACGAAATGATTTTTTACTCCCTCGTCGTGGCTGGAATTTTTTTAAATTTACTTTTTAAAATAAGATCACGAAAATTTTGACCTAATTTTATTCAGATTCAAAAGAATTGTAAACTGTATTCAATTTGAGAGCGGCATAGACCTCGAAAAGACGCCGCTCGATCGGATCAGCGATTTCAATTACCGCTAAATCCCAGGTAGAGATTAGCTTTTGCGCTTTCCTGTGTTCTTCAAGAAATCTGTCGTTTTGCATACACAGATTTCTACTCAAGCCCATATCCAATTTATTTTTAGCGATTTGATATGCCAGCGGGGAATGGTTCGTGCCTTTTAAGTGCTGTCTGATCCGAGTAGAAATGCTCTTTGTTACGCTGACGTATTGGATATTCCCTCTTTCGGAGAACACATAACAACCAGAAAAATCTTCGTAATTTTTTAATCCGAAGTGATCCTTAATCGAACTGAAAATTACAGTTTCTCCGAGACCTTCTTTTGAAAAATGCTTCATAGGAAGCGGATTTTTTAACCGACTGGATAGTTCTTTAAAATAATTTGGCAAAGTAATTTGCGCTATGTGCTCGAAATTTTTCTTTTCTTTCAACATGAAAAATAACTGCCACTTGCCGAATTATTGATTCGATTCAAGCACCTATCTAAATCAATAATTTGTTTATTATTCAGTATAAATGGATTCGGAATTTTTGGAAATAAATTCTAAGATTAAATTGCAAATTTTTGCATCCGACTCTGCAAGTCTCATCTCCAATAGTTCCAAGCTGCTAATAAATTGGATTGTCGTTTCTCCTAATAATGTATCAATCCCCTTATCCGATCCACATTGAATTTCCGGACTTAGTAACAAAGCCTCATTAAAGGTATCTGCGATCGATCCTGCCTTGATTCTTTTTAATGAGAACAATGTCCGTTGAACACTTATTTCATCTAAACTAAGAAAGTATCTAGTTAGCTCCCCTCGTAAAGCTGAATAGTAAAGATTCCACACAAGTAAAACAACTTGCTGTTCACCATTTAAAGATTCGAGATCACTTTCACTTTTCAACTTCTCAATGGAATTCAAAGCATTCAAAAGAACAGAATCGTCACTTTCGAAAAATTCCATTTCCATAAAAACCCCTTTTTATCCTATTTTAGAATATGTCAACTTTAGCCTGTGGATTGGACGAGAACCTTCAACTATATTGTTATTGATATTACGTTATCAATAATTATTCGTCCCCTCTCTTGCGCTGACCATTAGAATATCATAAAATACGATTTCAAGTCTTTTCCTCTATGCAACTTCCCTATCTTGTTTTAGTTCTGAATCAACAAACAAAACATAATAAGGCATTTCAATTAGCTCCTTGAAATAATGTTGAATATGAATTTTCAGATTTTCTGGAATATCTGTTTGAAATTCCAATATTCCTTTGTCCATTGTGTATTTCGCTTCTTTCAATATCTGAAAATCCAACTTCGAAACTCGTCGCTTTGTGATTCCTAAAAAATCTTCATAACTACCCTTTCGATAGTTGATTTTTTCTTGGACCTCTTTTCGATTCTTAACAGTCTCGCCGCTTTTAGTTTCCGGGGTTTTATTTTCTGAGATTATAGGAGGCTTATTGTTTTCTCGAGATCCCGGAGCATCTAAAAAGCGTACTGTCATTTTCTCTTTTGTTTCTTCCAAAAAATATTTTGTAATTATCATTCGGATTGATTCTGGAACATTCCCATAAACCTGAACTTCATTGTTTTCTATTTTTGCTGTGACTGAATTCAAAATTTCTCTCGATGAAATCGTCAGTTTTTCCGAAGCCCAATCGCTAAGTCCTCGCCATGTCGATTCTTGGTAGGTTTTTTCTTTCGAAGTTGCTTCCACAGTTGGATTTTCACTTCTGGTATTCATGAGAGTTTGGTAAGTCGTTAGGATCGTGTCTTTGTAACTATACGCACAAGCGATGTTCACCGAAATGGTTCCCCAAAAACGTAAGTCGGTTTTAAACTCCGGTGAACGCCGAATAAATATGAGCTTACGAATGACGTCCAAAACAAATTCCGGATCCTGATTTTCCTTAAACCAGAGCCTTGCTTTTTCTTTCTCCTTATTCAGTGTCGCCGTATATTCACCATACTCTTTCAAAATCAAAGTCTTTGCCATCTCTGAAAGTTTTTGAAAGTAATCGTTAAAAAGTGAAAGTCTCTCTTTTTTGTTAGATGGTTGGTTAGTACAAGTGTTAGAAGAACTAGACCCCGTACGATGGTACGGGGCAGCTCCGTACTCATTTTCCGAGCTGCCTAGTCCATTTGTCCTAGAAGAAGAGAGTTTATATTCGATTCTTTCTTTGATTACGGCGTCGTGAAAATTAGAATTTAAGATTCTGCTATGGCCGTGGAAAGTTCCAGCTTCAAGATGGCCCTCTCTTCGAAACTCTCTGATATATTTAGAAACTGAAGTTTCCGCTAAACCGCACATTTTACCAAGAGTTTTATTTTTAGCGTTGCATCCTGCCCGGCCTTCGGCACGAGCTTGTATATCTAAGTTCGTAATTACCGTTAGGAGTTTTTCTTTCTTCCCAGATAACCCTAATGACGCGATGGTATAAGAGATCACAGTCGCTCGTTTGACGTCCTCGACCATATTTTTTTCCGTTCTACGGTGCCAGACATAGGTTGGGCGTGGCACCGTAAAGGTATTACCCTACTCTATTTTGAAACGGGGAACTATGATAAGGGCTTAGAGCCTTTTGAGATAGGTCCGCGATTCGTGTTCAATTCGGCAAATGTGAGATAAGCCGCTCTTAGTTATGTCTCCTAAGATTGGTTTGGACTAGAATCGGGTACTAAATAAATGTCAAGGATTTTATGGGACATAATTTAAAAAAAGAGACATAATAGAAAGGATTTTTGGGCTCCGCCCTGCAAGGTATCTCACTTCCTTGCAGGTGGAATATTGTGAACACGAATCTGGATTTAGATTCAAAACAACTTTACCTATTTGAAAATCGAGTACAAGACTTTTTTTTAAGAAAATTTAAAATTTTCGATTTCTATGAAACTTCATTTTTAGGATGAGGGTGCGGTTGCTTTATCTATCAAATGGGAACGAGCATTCCCATTTGTGTTAGTTGAGTATGGATAAGTCATTTTGGTATCCAGCAATTATATTCTCGTATTTCTTTTTTTCTTTTTCCATTTCGTTTTCAATGAATTTTCTAATATAATCTGCTACCGGCTTCTTAATGCCTTTTTTGACTTTGCCGTTTTTAATGAAAAGTTTATACAGTTTCTTTGCTTTAGTTGAATCATACTCTAGGGGGTTGATTTCTCTTTCGAGTTTCCTTTCGAACTCGGGTTCGGGCAGGCCGGCAGTTGCGATTCTAATGTCATTTATTGCATCTTGGATTGTTTTAGATTCCTTTCTAATGAAATGTTGGCCATTGTAAATTCTCAAGTAATTGCTAGCCGCTCTTCTATCAAATCCCAAATAAGATTTATTCTTCTCTATATGATCTATGAAATGGCCATGTCCTACGGTGTCCTTGACTTTGGAGAGGTATGCGCCGAATTCGATTGAGGCATTTATTGTTCTTCGGTGTGCGTTTAGTAAGGACTCGTAGTGTTCTTTAAGTTCTTTTAGTTGCGGGTCAATAGAAGTGACTGAGCTAATCGTATCCAGCTCAGTATTGTCCGAAGCTTGAGCTTTTACCTTTGAGTTCTTGTTTTTCAGCTTTTCTTTAAGCCGATCATTTCTGTTGGGAATATTATTTTGTGCCATTTGAAACCTCATGCGCCAAAACTAAAAATCGCTCGAATGCGGAATGTTTTTTGGGATTTAAAAATTCTCCTAAGTTCGAAGCAGAATGAACGATATCGTCATTATAGTTTGCAAACTTACTAACAGAAAGACCGTTATGCTCGCAAACTTCAATCAGGTCTTCAATTCTCCTTTTAGATACTCTCGAAGGCACGACTGTAAATTTGATTTTTTTGGATGAGCTTGATTCGACTTCCTTAAAAACTTTATACATTGCATCGGTTCCTTCTTGTCCCCAATCTCCATATTCCATTGGAGAAATAATATGGTCTGCGCTGTGAATGGCAGCGAGAAGAACAACATTTACAACGTTGTGTAGATCAAGTAAAATGAAGTCGTAATCGAGTTTGCGTAACAGATTTTCGAATCTATATTTAAGCCTAGGGTCATCATAAAATTCTAAATCAACCTTTTTGAGGCGTTCGATGGTTGGAATAAAATCAAAATTCTCGCCTGTTTTAAATATGTATTTTGAATAGTCATCCGCCTCAAAAAGCATGTTAAATGAGTTTTTAAAAGTTGTCTCTTGCTCGTTTACTCCGAAGCGGGAAAGTGTGAACTTGCTCAAGCTTCGATTAAAATCGAAGTCAATAAGTAGCACCTTGTAGCCTAAATAAGACAAAGTTTGACCGAGAAATATGGTGTTAGTGGTTTTTCCGACTCCACCCTTCCCGGAACAAATGGGAATTATTTTCATGATTTTAAAAGATTAGAAATCTTAGAATTTTTGCGAAAGCGTAAAAAATTATGTCAGGTATATTTTTTGAAATTTTCAAATGGGAATGAGCGTTCCCATTTGAAGATTCTTTAACAATATATTTCAAATCCTCTGTTTTTTTGAGGAACTTATATTAACCAAGATGGTGTTTCTGTCTGTTTTCCTATGGAAATTGCTGGAAAATAAGAAAATCATTTTGTTTAGCTTCCAAATTATATCCTGAACTATCTGTCTCTTTCAGCTTTCTTGACCCTGCTAAAAGAAATAATTTATTCGGTCGTAGTAGAGTAGGGGATCTTATGAAATCAAGAGTAGAGTGCGATCAGGCGGTGTTTGCAATGATCGATAAAATTTTCGAGGAGGCGAAAAGAGGGGAGTTGGACTTGGAGGCGGTTGCGAAACAAGTTTCGAGAGATATTACGGATTATTTTTATTCGAATTTTGAGCCGCAAATTCAATTGCAGTCCGAAGCCAATTTATCCGATCTGAGGAAGGGTTTGAGTCCAAGAACTGAGTTAGAACATCCTTTAGATTCTCGGCTTCGAGCATCTTAATGAAGTTCGTGTCTCTTTTCATTTCTATTATATTTTTACCTGCCTTAATGAATGGTTCTCCTTCGTTGTAGTTCACCCATCTGTCGTTGAAGCCTTCTTTTTTTAGAATCTCGACTCGAACTACAGGCATAAGAGTTTTGCCGTATTTGTATGAATGGTAAGTGGGCTTACTAATTTTGCCTAGAAGGATAGTCATTGCATCTTCATCGAATCCAAGAACCTCCTCAATAAACAAATATCGATTTTTTGAATCAGAGTAATCTACATTAGGGTCGAGTTTTAAATTCATGCGGTCCATTAAGATTTATAGATAATACAAAATAAAGTCTATACAAATTATATATTATATAAAATACGGTAAATATAGTTTTTTCCTGTGTCAATTACAGGAAAGTTCGGGAAATCAAGAAATATTCCCAAATAGGATATTGATCGTGAATATTTTTCATAAAACGACTCCGGTGCAACCAAATGTGAGTCAGGCTTTTGTTGTGGGTATGAATTCAAAATTCGTACGAATGACATTTTCGAAACTCCATTTCTTGCGATACTACAGCGAAAAGCCACTCGCGCAACATATAAAAAATCTAATATACGAAAACTTCTCAATTAACAATTCAAGGTTATTCAAACTAATTCCAGATATTTTTCGTTATATCCCGAGGGGTGTATAAGATGGACCCCTTGGAAATTTATAGAATTCAGCCCGCCGGAGAAAGACCGGACGGAGAACCCTTGTTTGAAGTGTACAATCGGTTCACGAACGAGGTCGTTTACTCCCGTTTCTCCCGTCCGATTTGCGCAGGGTGGGTTATCGACCAACACCTTCGATATATCGGTCACGTAAAATTCCGTGAACTTTCAAAAACTGCGTAAATTGGAAAAAGGAACCTTAGAGAAAAATGAACATTTTTTATTACTCAGCACTAATTTTCGGAATTGTGGGCTTTCTGATAATCAAATTCAGGCCATATTTCCGTAAGCAGTCGAAAGCGGAAATTTTAAAAGACATAAACCAAGCGTATTTAGAGAAGTAAAACGAAGGAATAAACTCAGTTGGATAATTCGCAGGCAACATTAGAACGAAATACGGAAAAAATCAAAAAGAAGGAGGAACGGAACGAAATAGAGAAAATTCTAAACAAGTACGGCTGGCAGGAAGAACACTACTACCGGTTTGTATCAAAGAAAGTCCCACGGATAAGGATCGAAATTTGGGAAAATCACCTAGAGTTTTTAGATCAAGATGAAAAATTATTTTTTACAGACTCGGTGGTTGAGATTGAATCAATTCTGAAATTCATAAACTACATGGCTGATGAATACGGGATCAGTGGCAATGAAATTCGGAAGGATACTTACGAGTTCATGGCCCGCAGGATGTTTCGGGACTAAGAGCCATGAAAACAATAGAGCGGGTTCCACATGTTTCTAATTACACAGTTGTAAGTAACGCCTTTGTCCGTGATGAAAGATTGAGCGGTAACGCTAAAGGTCATTTTCTCACTATCCTTAGTTTTCCCGATGACTTCAAAGTAAGAGTTGCGTATCTTAGAAAAATATGCTCGGACGGAAAAGGTGCAATCTATTCAGCACTCAGAGAGCTTGAGTATTATGGATATGCCGAGTACGTTATGGAAAGGGATCCAAAAACGGGACAGCTCTCTCCTTATTGGCGTTTCTCAGAGCATTCAAAGAAACCGGATGTCGTCGGTAAACGCGAATCAAGAAAAAAAGTAAAAGAGAATCAAAGTCAACCTGCACTTTTTGAAGAAGCCGCTTTAGCTTCTGAGGATTTTTCGCCGCTTACTGAAAACCCGGAAACGGTGATCCCGCAATCCGTTTCTCCGCCACTACTAAATACTAATAAAGAAATACTAAAGAACGAAGTATTGAAAAACCAAATACAAACTTCTAGAGAGAGTATAGTGGAATCGCCGCCAAAAATTGAAAAAGCAAATCAGGTTGAGAAAAAGGTCGAACCATACCCGAAAGAATGGATGGAGTCCTTTCAGAGAATCTATCACGATTCACATGGCGGCATATTAGGAAGCTCGACTATAGAAGAGAATAGTTTAAAGACACTTTTTAAGATGACCAATGGATCTTGGGAAGCTGTGAGCGAGAAGATCGCAATTTTAATCGAATACAGAAAAGGTTACGAAATATTTTGGAG
This DNA window, taken from Leptospira sanjuanensis, encodes the following:
- a CDS encoding helix-turn-helix domain-containing protein, with amino-acid sequence MKTIERVPHVSNYTVVSNAFVRDERLSGNAKGHFLTILSFPDDFKVRVAYLRKICSDGKGAIYSALRELEYYGYAEYVMERDPKTGQLSPYWRFSEHSKKPDVVGKRESRKKVKENQSQPALFEEAALASEDFSPLTENPETVIPQSVSPPLLNTNKEILKNEVLKNQIQTSRESIVESPPKIEKANQVEKKVEPYPKEWMESFQRIYHDSHGGILGSSTIEENSLKTLFKMTNGSWEAVSEKIAILIEYRKGYEIFWRKQCVSPETILKFWSRLIRVEEVKYENQKEYPKYKKKEANFTKPKKTNEFHTNKNKEAKIQVVAKSAHESFLLWAKDLLPPASFAFYENNRDPSSYENSKRMVYNKYFAEVAPIEYRTAPGVNACDLKVNSFQPEVKTA
- a CDS encoding endonuclease; its protein translation is MLKEKKNFEHIAQITLPNYFKELSSRLKNPLPMKHFSKEGLGETVIFSSIKDHFGLKNYEDFSGCYVFSERGNIQYVSVTKSISTRIRQHLKGTNHSPLAYQIAKNKLDMGLSRNLCMQNDRFLEEHRKAQKLISTWDLAVIEIADPIERRLFEVYAALKLNTVYNSFESE
- a CDS encoding ParA family protein, coding for MKIIPICSGKGGVGKTTNTIFLGQTLSYLGYKVLLIDFDFNRSLSKFTLSRFGVNEQETTFKNSFNMLFEADDYSKYIFKTGENFDFIPTIERLKKVDLEFYDDPRLKYRFENLLRKLDYDFILLDLHNVVNVVLLAAIHSADHIISPMEYGDWGQEGTDAMYKVFKEVESSSSKKIKFTVVPSRVSKRRIEDLIEVCEHNGLSVSKFANYNDDIVHSASNLGEFLNPKKHSAFERFLVLAHEVSNGTK
- a CDS encoding DNA-binding protein, translating into MVEDVKRATVISYTIASLGLSGKKEKLLTVITNLDIQARAEGRAGCNAKNKTLGKMCGLAETSVSKYIREFRREGHLEAGTFHGHSRILNSNFHDAVIKERIEYKLSSSRTNGLGSSENEYGAAPYHRTGSSSSNTCTNQPSNKKERLSLFNDYFQKLSEMAKTLILKEYGEYTATLNKEKEKARLWFKENQDPEFVLDVIRKLIFIRRSPEFKTDLRFWGTISVNIACAYSYKDTILTTYQTLMNTRSENPTVEATSKEKTYQESTWRGLSDWASEKLTISSREILNSVTAKIENNEVQVYGNVPESIRMIITKYFLEETKEKMTVRFLDAPGSRENNKPPIISENKTPETKSGETVKNRKEVQEKINYRKGSYEDFLGITKRRVSKLDFQILKEAKYTMDKGILEFQTDIPENLKIHIQHYFKELIEMPYYVLFVDSELKQDREVA
- a CDS encoding kelch repeat domain-containing protein produces the protein MIRILVFLFSFSLFISCQNSPLSSIHDAETAKVTFAAVSQLGPRSATLSWECSASLPGSVVYGKGGIESATTSLENAKIHSMVLQNLESNTDYLAYVFCSSDLENLQGLPIAFKTWVSDFPNRTRGLWIVGGIGADANPVSQIDFFDPVTSTWYPAVTSIPTPRAFANVVSHKDKIYVIGGLEKQAGVYVASKKTEVYDPYLDQWKTLADLPTANQGGVIASVGEEIFIIAGTTTTDMTTGTILNTVSRFYPGIGPTGIWQSYTSLTAIFSRVDMSGCGLNGSILFTGGRFTNDGSSQATSDSYVPSVNSTTSAGEPSINLARHGAGAACVKPLNSDPYPTDPEWFAVIGGSTGTSTLQPVGSITTSNRTDFSQIGSGAFTIGPILPVSVYFPGTQASYETRKLFVFGGATALNIPTDSVYSIGLQNPIASTWTLDSQKMPRTRYAHKAIRIDR